TTGCAAAGTGAATAACATTTCGGTAGTAGCTGGGCTCGAGCATGTTCTAGCTGGTGGGGAAGTTTATAACTACATGGTTGTGATAATGCCATTTAGTATGAATGGTATCCGAAATGTCATGACGGGTTTGATTCCAAAGGCTGATTTGAATAAGGACGAGTCAAAGTTAATTAAAAATATTGGCATGGTTCAAGGTAAAGTGAACTATCAGAAAATTGTTTTTGAATGGAATGGGGCACAGCTTAGCCTGTTAAATTGCCTTGAATTGTCTGATATTCGAAAACGATCTTGGATGAGAGGTGTGATTGATTGCTTAGTAGCTATTGAGAACAACTCAGATACAAGCTATTTTTCTAGTATAGTGGAATCAACTGCTCGCGATCTCCACTGTTATGTTGTTCAGGTTAATAATTCGAAGTTTGGGGATAGTCGCATAACTGGCCCGTTACCATCAGTTCAAAGAGACATGTTAAGAGTGAAGGGTGGGGAAAATAAGACGGTGCTTGTGCAGTCTTTGCCCATAAATGAATTGAGAAGATTCCAGCATTTCGGTGATTCTTATGAAGATCTTGGCGGTAAAGTCGATTTTAAGCCATTGTCACCAAATTTTCCGCGACCAAGTAGCAAAAGAATGCCTAGTTATAGAAAAAGAAAAAAGTAACTTCCAAAAAAAATAGTTACCAATTGCGGCAATCTATGGGAAGTCCGGTCCAGCTCTTTGACATTCAAAAAGCTGGATGAACCCCAGTCTTCCTCAAATGGGAGGAAGATATGGCAATTAAAACATATCAAAAAGACGGGCATACTTGCTTTAAGATCCAATTTACATCTCGAAGTCGTATCGCGGGGATTATTGTGCGTATTCAACGAGATCTTGGCGTAGTTACTCATGCTGAAGCGAAGCGCGAACATGAAAAGATAAAAAAGGAAGCTGAGATCAAGCGAATCGAAAAAGAACGAAATGGGTTTGTCTGGCGCGATCTTTTGTCGCGTTGGTACAAAGATGTCGTCTTGAATGGGCCCTATGAAGACAGTACGAGCAAGCGAGACAATTACAGCGCTCTTCAAATGCATACAAAGGCTTGGATGTTAACGCCCGTTGAGCAACTGCGCCCAATTTCGATGAGATTGATCTTTAATGAAATGGAGAGAAAGGAATTATCGAAAGGTCGCATGAAGTCAGTGCGAAGTGCTGTAAATACCATTTTTGACTGGGCCCGTTTAGAACGTATTATTCCCGCCCATATCGAGAGTCCCGGCCGAGGGGCCGCAATACCCAAGGTTGAAACAAAAATACAACCTATTCTCAATCGGGACGAAATTAAACTCTTTTTAAGAAAGGCACGAGAAATCGGTCACGAGTATTATTATTTGTGGGCTGTGGCCGTAAGTACAGGATGCCGATCCGGGGAGTTGTGGGCGTTGAGATGGACGGATGTTTCATTCGAGACGAGAATGATTTCCATCACGAAGTCATTCTCAAGTAGGCTGGGATGCGACAAATCTACCAAAACCAAAGAGTCTCGGCAGATCCCTATCAATATAGCCCTCGAAACGCTCTTAAAGGAGTTAAAATTGAGGACTGCATCGACGGGTTACGTTCTTCCCAGAATCACATCATGGAGGCGTGGAGAGGCGTCTAAGGTGTCTAGGAACTTTTGTCAGGCTCTGGGGCTTCCAGAGATTACATTTCATGCGACCCGAGCTTGTTTTGCAGTTCAGTGTCTAGTCGGTGGGTTAGACATTGTGACTACAATGAAACTCGGGGGCTGGAAGAATGTTAAAAGCTTTCAACACTATGTTCGCCTGGCGGGGGTTGATATTCGTGGAGCGACGGACGTACTAGATTTAATCCCAATTGAAGTTGATTCCAAGGTTTTGCCAATAAAAAAGCTCGAATCTATTTAGGGGTAAATATATAACGAACTGATTTCGATTAGCGGAGGGGTAAATGGACAATCAGAATGAGATGTCGCAGAAGATCTGGGATCAGCTTAAGGACGTGGTTGAAAGGCCGGGGCCCTCTGATGATCTAAGTAGAGCGATGGGTCAATTTCTTTTCTATCAAAATAGAATTGAAATTCTCATGGAGCGATTAATTCTAAGCTTATGCCCTCAAGTAAAGCATTATATGGAATCAAAGAACAAAATGAACTTCAGTGAAAAGCTGTTACTTCTAGAGAGTGTCACTGCAGATTTCGATAAAATTCCATTATTCAAACTATTGAAAGAGTTAAATACTGTTCGTAATAAGCTTGCACATAAGGAGTTTTCTGACGACATGTTTGATTCAGAAAAGCTTTTAAAGTTAGTGCAGGCGTCTTTTCCAATGGGGCCACCTGAGCTTGCAAGAGTTGGAAACGCCGGGAAAATTACTATCGCTGTCAAGGCCTCTGCAGTTACCAATATATACCTAGAATGCATTGTTAATACGGAGCGTTTTGGACGCGAGGAAGATGCAGAATTTAAATTTAAGGATGAGTTGGCAGAGACTTATCGGAACGCTCTCGAAAAGCGGCTTCGGAACCTGATAATGAAGTTTCAAACCCGTTTAAAAGAGCCAGAGCTTGGTGAGTATCAAAAAAAGCTGGGTATGACTCCGTAAATCATAGGTGCAACTAGAGAGGCAAATCAGATCTAAATAGCTGAAATCAGGGTGATGCCGAAGTTCACCCCATTTTTTTTCTTTTATAAATCCCCTGAAAATTTAAACAAGTGACCTCATGACGAGTCTTCGTGCATTTGCACAGCTTGCTCTTTTGCGTCCGGCGTATTAATATACAGTGTATATTAATTTAAAAAAAGGACCGGCCATGATCACAGCTCACGTATTTATCGCCACCAGTCTCGACGGATTCATTGCTCGACAAGACGGCGATATCGATTGGCTTTTAAGTCGCGACAATCCAAATGAAGACCACGGCTACAACGATTTTATCAAAGACATCGACGTCATTCTTATGGGCAGAAACTCCTATGAGAAAGTTTTAACGCTAGGACCTTGGGGCTACACAAAGCCTGTCATCGTTCTCTCAAAAACGCTTGCCGGTAAACCCGTGCCAAAAGAATTAGAAGGCCGAGTGCGTTTCATGATTCAATCTCCTAAAGAGATCATGGCCTCGCTATCTAAAGAAGGTATTAAGCGAGTCTATGTCGATGGCGGACAAATGATTCAGTCATTTCTTCGCGATCAACTGATTGATGACATGGTGATCACGCAAGTGCCAGTGTTAATTGGAACGGGTCGTTCTCTCTTTGGCGAAGTAAACGGCGATATTTCTTTGAGTCATGTAAGCACAAAAGCGTTTCCATCCGGTTTGGTTCAATCTCACTATCGAGTCAATAAATGAAAAAACGAGGACGTCCTAAAGGAAAAGTTCTTCTAACGATAGAAGACATTTGTATCGCAGCTCTTCAAATTCTGGATGAATCGGGTCCTAAAGGACTTTCGATGAGAACTCTTGCGGATGTTTTAAGTGTTACGCCAATGGCGCTCTATAATCACGTCGAAGATCGCGTCTCATTATTGCGCGCTCTTTCTGATTACGTGTACCGAGATGTCTCGCAAAAGTTTGAACAAAGCACAGGAAGCCCGCGAAAACGTACCGAGTTTCTGCTGATAAGCTACTACGCAGCAGTGTTAAAGCATCCAAACCTATCTCTGAGCATTTTCGAGACACCGGATGCATTTTCAGTTGAGGCTGAACGAATCACGAATTACCTAGAAGCCTTGTTGAAGGACGCAGGTTTATCCCTGGCAAAAAGAAAACTCTGGCTTGAAATCTTAGTCGATTTCACTCACGGAAGTTCGATTGCAACCGCAACACATCATATAAAGAAAAAATCCAACCGCGCTTTTATTCAAAGTCAGTCGCAAAGATACGAAAAAGCGCTAACGGAACTTCTTAATCACGTCTTTCCCTGATTTTCGTGGTATGAAGGTTATAAGGAGGCACTATGTCCGTCACGGATGACATTAAAGAGATCGTCAATAGAGAAACTGAAGCTTGGAATTCCAAGAACGTCAATCAACTGATTTCTATCTTTCATAACGATATGGTTTGGCCTTGGCCTCCGACTGAAAAACACCATAATCCGATCGATTGGGGTCTGGTTCAGGGAAAATTCAACGCTGAAAGATGGAAGCAAGGTTGGCAGCAACTTTTCGACACTCACGATTTAATTCACAATCATCGAACCATCAAACGAATCCAGGTGTCTGACCAGCAAGACGGTGCTTTTGCAGTTGTAGATATTGATACGCTCTGGAAAAACAAAAAAACGGGTGAAGAGATGAATTGGAAAGGCCGAACGTGCAAAACATATTCGCTGACCAATGAAGGCTGGAAGATGATCCATCAAGTAGGCGTTCTTGATTATTCGAATATGTAGCCTTTTATAGATGCTCTAAGATATTCACAATTCTACCAAAAGGATCGCGGACGAAAAAGCGGCGCACTCCCCAAGGCTCTTGGGTGAGTGCGTACTCAATTTTAAAGCGACCTTTTTTCATGCGGCGATAGGCCTCATCAACATCGTCTACTTCAATGGAAAGATCGGGGACTGGAGTATTAGATCCACCCTGAGACGCAAAACTAATTTGCACCATCATCTTCGCTGAATTTCCATAGGTGGCAAGCCAGCCATGGTCCATCAAAAGTTCCAGGCCCAAAATGCGTTCATAGAATCTTTTTGCTGCTGAAATTTTCTTCGTTTGAATATTGGCGACGATGCGTTTTACTTTCATAATTCAATAGAAGCATAGCCCCGATTTGAAGCTCAATTAATAAGAAAGCACCTAGAACAAAGCCTTGTTTGTGGAAGGCCTTAAAGTAGTGATTCGACAACAAGCCTTTAGCATTTTATTCTTTAAGCATGAGCAAATCATCTGCGACTTCCAAAGCATCTAAGAAGAATCAGACCACAATTCCAGCTCGCGTCCGAAGAGCCCTAGGTATCTCCAAAGGGGATACGCTTCTCTGGGCCATCAGCGGCAATGAAGTCACCATTCGCATTATCAGCAAAGTGAAAGTCGATTGGACGAAGACCTCTGAAATGTCCCTTTTAGAGTGGACTCCCGAAAAAGACGAAGAAGTCGGCCTCTAGCATAAGCGGGAGTGTTCCAAAAATCTCCCGAAACGCCACCGACAGATTCTGTCATCACTGCCGAATTTCTGGTCAATAAATCACCCCAAAACTCATTGGCATTCCTTGCATAAAAAAGGCTGATGGGCCGAATTCTATTATTATTCTTATTTTTCATAAGTTTGAGCGCTGCCGGAAAAACCGGGCAGATAGAGCAGGGGCGTGTGGAAGATCTTCTAAATCTTTCAGGCTCTTTTAAGCAAGACGGTCCTAATTGCTTTGCCTCGGTGGCCTATGCAAGTGGCTTTATCGACGACGCTGCCTATGTTGACTCAGGCCTTTTTCAAGCCGCTCTAGAGACACCCTATTGTCAGACTCTCAAGACTTCTACTGAACTTATTGCTGGCGATTTCGTTCTTTTAGGAGGCAGTCCTGCAAAAGGAGGCGACCGTTGGGAGCACGCCATTTTGTACATGGGAGAAGGGCAAGTCTTCGCAAAAATGGGATTTAAAAAAGAAGAAGCCGCATCCATTGTTGCAATGACAGAAAACATTCAGTGGTATCTTCAACAAATTAGAACTCCTCAAGGAAAGATCTGTGCAGCCTCTTTTTTAGACGAAAGAAAACGCGCGATGTGTGAACGGCACTCGCTCTTTCCATCGTATTTTCGATGCGACTGGAAAGCTTTAAGAAATAAATTAGAAAATTCAACTCTTGCTCCCCTGTGGGCTGAAGTTCTAAAAATCCGCCAGCAAGTTTTCAAGGACACCCTTCAAGAGTCACCAGAACGGCACGACGTCATCAAAGAACATCTTGATAACATCGAGCAAGCAGTCCTAAACGCTTCAGAAGCAAAGGCATTAAAGAATATCATCCTCGCGGCCATTCACGATACGCGAGAACAGATTCACCTCATGGATGATTTTATCATTGGCCTGTGACCGCGATTTATTCGCAAAAACAAATTCTTGTTAAGGCGCCGCAAACGACGTTCTGATATTTTATTTTTCAGGGTTTTAATGCCATAGTTATTGAATGCTAAAGAGATTAAAAAGACTGAGTCTTGTTGTTTGTCTTTCCCTTCAAATATCTTGCGCGACTGTTTCCACTCAACACAAGTATGCAAAAGTGGATTTAGCGCCAGCTCAAAAAATATATGACCGCTGTAAGGTGGAAGTCGGAGCTGTCATAGTTCGAGGTAGAGAGGTCTCCTTTAGTGGATATGATCCTGTTGAGAACTATAAGGATGAACTCATTGAACAAATCTCCCGCAGTCTCTCAAAGAGACAAAATTGCAAAAGTATTGAGTTTCAACAGGTCATCGGACATACATATAGGGGCGATTTTGATGACGATGAAATCAAATCAAGATTTGAACCAGAAGATTATAACTCTTCGCTGTTATACATTTCTTTTTTTAAGATTCGTCGCAATGTTTCCGCCGATATTCCAATGTGGTACCTGCCATGGGGGCTTTTATCGCTAGCGACCTTGGGGATGTTGCCGGTGGGCGCGGCAAGCGGTGAGCATTATTTAGTAAGAATTAAAAGGCCCAACAATCCAACCCTTGAAATCTACGAAATTGATAACGGGAATTGGACGTGGGCAAGCAGCTTATTTAACTTTATAAAGAACAGCGATAAGACCAATGCTGAAAGAGAAGAGTCCGCAAAGAAAGTACTCAAAGACACTGTTTCTGCTGGTGTGAACTTCATTTGAGTCATTTTGCCAACCCGTGTAAATTCAAAACTTAACCTTCCAGATACTTTTTTGGGGTTGGAAACAAAAAAAACTTTATAAACGAATAATTTTCGCGTTATGTTGTTTGAAACCTGTAAATTTGGAGGCAGCGTGAGGCTTAAAAAGAATATTCTTGGAGAATTTCTTAAAGAAAAACGCATGAAGGCCGGTCTCTCTCAAGGAGACGTCGCAGACAAGCTGGGCTATTCAACACCGCAATTTATTTCAAACTGGGAGCGTGGCGTATCAATGCCTCCGATTAATACGCTCAAAAAACTCGGTCAGCTCTACAAAATCTCTGCTGATGATCTTTTTGAAGTCACTTTGGCTGCAAGGGTAGACGAGGTGAAGGCGGAACTGCGTCGCAAGTTTGACGAAGCTCGCTAATATAAATCCAATGTAAATTTACATCTTCATTCCGACAGATTTGTTGAAAGAATCTGTCGGAATACTTCTATCGAATTCAACTAAAGTTCGGCATTTTTAAATCTCACGGAGGGACGGATATGTGGAATCTTCTGCATCCCTGGTGGGAATACATTCTTCGCTCGGCCGTTGTTTACGCTGTCGTCTATCTACTTTTGCGCATCGTCGGTAAAAAGCAGATTGGCGAAATGAGCCCTTTTGATTTTGTCCTTTTGCTGATCATAAGTGAATCCGTCAGTGCCGGTATCACGGGAGGTGACACTTCATTGGCGGCCGGACTTATTGCAGTTTCAACCTTTGTTCTCATGAATTATTTTTTTGATGTGGCTCTCTATAAATCAAAAAAATTAGAGGACATTTTAGAGGGACAGCCGCGGATTATTATCAAACAAGGCGAAATCGATAAAAAACTCTGTGAAAAAGAAAACATCACCCTCGGAGAAATTCAAAGTTCCCTCAGGGAAAAAGGCATCGAAGACATCAGTAAAGTGCGTCTTGGAGTTCTAGAGACGAACGGCAAAATCAGCATCATTAAGAATGAGTGAGGTGACTAGGAGCGACGGCAGCCATCGCCCCCTTCCAGAGATTTCACACTAAGGATTTGGACTATTTCTAAAAAGTTCCGAAAAACGCGGAGGCATCAAATTGGCGACCATATCCAAAGTTGTGCCGACGATAGTTTGTTCTTTGATTTGAGGCTTCAGTTTTTCAAAAGCTTCGCCAAACATCTGAGCTTCTTCTTCCGTAAAGTTATTCATGGCTGCCTCGAACATACGGCCCTCTTCTTCGGCGATATGGTGCTCTAAAGCTTGTCGCAATTTTTGCGCAGTGTTCTTCCAGTCCATATTAGTCTTGTCTTGAAGCTGCAGCATGCGCAAAAGAGTTTCTGCCTCCATGTGCTCTTTGTAACCTTCCATTGCAATGTCTTTTGTCAGATTTAAGGAGCGCAAAGAATTGTAAAAAACAGATTCTTCAGCTCGTGCATGAGGAATCAGTTCATCTCTGATTTCGTTAATAAGCTGCGATTTTCCTTCTTTATCTCCTTCAGGTAAATTGACTAAGTCATTTAAAAGCTCTCGTACAACGACGTGATCCTTCTTCAGTGCTTGATAAATATCCATAAGGTCCTCCTTTAAGAAAAATGAAATTTTAAGAGTGCGGATGTATGAAAGTACACTGTGGCAGAGGAAATACAAAATGACAGAGTTTTAAAAGTACATCCCGAGCGTAATAAATTAAAATCCCAAAACAATGTCTTTTGTGCGTGATTCTATCTGACAATATGATTTTTATGTCCCCAAGGTGGTTTTATGAAAATTATCAGCTTTCGGAAAGTTTTAGGTCCAAATGTTTATCATTATAAACCTGTCTTCATCATGAGAGTTGATCTTGAAGATCTCGTCGACATCGAAACAAAATCCATTGTCGGATTTAACGAGAAGATTTTAAGTTTATTGCCCAATTTACATGAACACACTTGTTCGGCTGAAAAAAGAGGCGGTTTTGTCGAAC
This region of Bdellovibrio sp. BCCA genomic DNA includes:
- a CDS encoding tyrosine-type recombinase/integrase, with the translated sequence MAIKTYQKDGHTCFKIQFTSRSRIAGIIVRIQRDLGVVTHAEAKREHEKIKKEAEIKRIEKERNGFVWRDLLSRWYKDVVLNGPYEDSTSKRDNYSALQMHTKAWMLTPVEQLRPISMRLIFNEMERKELSKGRMKSVRSAVNTIFDWARLERIIPAHIESPGRGAAIPKVETKIQPILNRDEIKLFLRKAREIGHEYYYLWAVAVSTGCRSGELWALRWTDVSFETRMISITKSFSSRLGCDKSTKTKESRQIPINIALETLLKELKLRTASTGYVLPRITSWRRGEASKVSRNFCQALGLPEITFHATRACFAVQCLVGGLDIVTTMKLGGWKNVKSFQHYVRLAGVDIRGATDVLDLIPIEVDSKVLPIKKLESI
- a CDS encoding dihydrofolate reductase family protein, with protein sequence MITAHVFIATSLDGFIARQDGDIDWLLSRDNPNEDHGYNDFIKDIDVILMGRNSYEKVLTLGPWGYTKPVIVLSKTLAGKPVPKELEGRVRFMIQSPKEIMASLSKEGIKRVYVDGGQMIQSFLRDQLIDDMVITQVPVLIGTGRSLFGEVNGDISLSHVSTKAFPSGLVQSHYRVNK
- a CDS encoding TetR/AcrR family transcriptional regulator; its protein translation is MKKRGRPKGKVLLTIEDICIAALQILDESGPKGLSMRTLADVLSVTPMALYNHVEDRVSLLRALSDYVYRDVSQKFEQSTGSPRKRTEFLLISYYAAVLKHPNLSLSIFETPDAFSVEAERITNYLEALLKDAGLSLAKRKLWLEILVDFTHGSSIATATHHIKKKSNRAFIQSQSQRYEKALTELLNHVFP
- a CDS encoding nuclear transport factor 2 family protein — encoded protein: MSVTDDIKEIVNRETEAWNSKNVNQLISIFHNDMVWPWPPTEKHHNPIDWGLVQGKFNAERWKQGWQQLFDTHDLIHNHRTIKRIQVSDQQDGAFAVVDIDTLWKNKKTGEEMNWKGRTCKTYSLTNEGWKMIHQVGVLDYSNM
- a CDS encoding VOC family protein; the protein is MKVKRIVANIQTKKISAAKRFYERILGLELLMDHGWLATYGNSAKMMVQISFASQGGSNTPVPDLSIEVDDVDEAYRRMKKGRFKIEYALTQEPWGVRRFFVRDPFGRIVNILEHL
- a CDS encoding AbrB/MazE/SpoVT family DNA-binding domain-containing protein, with translation MSKSSATSKASKKNQTTIPARVRRALGISKGDTLLWAISGNEVTIRIISKVKVDWTKTSEMSLLEWTPEKDEEVGL
- a CDS encoding helix-turn-helix domain-containing protein — its product is MRLKKNILGEFLKEKRMKAGLSQGDVADKLGYSTPQFISNWERGVSMPPINTLKKLGQLYKISADDLFEVTLAARVDEVKAELRRKFDEAR
- a CDS encoding DUF421 domain-containing protein — encoded protein: MWNLLHPWWEYILRSAVVYAVVYLLLRIVGKKQIGEMSPFDFVLLLIISESVSAGITGGDTSLAAGLIAVSTFVLMNYFFDVALYKSKKLEDILEGQPRIIIKQGEIDKKLCEKENITLGEIQSSLREKGIEDISKVRLGVLETNGKISIIKNE
- a CDS encoding hemerythrin domain-containing protein; amino-acid sequence: MDIYQALKKDHVVVRELLNDLVNLPEGDKEGKSQLINEIRDELIPHARAEESVFYNSLRSLNLTKDIAMEGYKEHMEAETLLRMLQLQDKTNMDWKNTAQKLRQALEHHIAEEEGRMFEAAMNNFTEEEAQMFGEAFEKLKPQIKEQTIVGTTLDMVANLMPPRFSELFRNSPNP